In Kordia antarctica, the following proteins share a genomic window:
- a CDS encoding AraC family transcriptional regulator, whose amino-acid sequence MSSTNMYRILRITIGIAMLFCLWKCEKQETLKTISDEDSKRLSRIYNIIDEDLHKAEIDIDTLLIKATRTDNMLLKAELYLQKGVLLTKKGEFNNALDTLVSGVNLIKDIKDLPLKNLFLLRIGNVYALADKSDIAMTYYTKVYEDASAKNTKKELILSSINMAKLMRNAERFEQALEMYKVAYKQTQHIDIKESNVARILMGMGGTYLKLHQPDSAIYYTEKGYKISKSINDKTGESFFHHDFGVAYYLKNEYSKGLQYLDSARIYIEAIKNDERLSETLFNIGRCYYKLQQYETAIGYFDEVTSIINQAEKLDSKGFNPIYLEDMYDLLSKCHLASENYEKSSFYETKRNVLNRIKNKENNEIAKALHDSELNINNKFIKTVLVTNERTLFRYKGISIIIGLLCLTLLYLLFHYRSEAKKNKEIFEKLIQKQDAKANETIQKPKEIIIKDEKVTQVLKRLEKIEAQGYFLESSCSLANMAKKAKTNTTYLTQIIKQYKEKTFYQYLNGLRINYTIDRLKTDTQFRKYAIKHIAFEVGYKSPESFTKHFKKATGIYPSYYIKELAKHNKHNA is encoded by the coding sequence ATGTCAAGTACGAATATGTATAGAATTCTGAGAATTACTATTGGAATTGCTATGCTTTTTTGTTTGTGGAAATGTGAAAAACAAGAAACACTGAAAACTATTTCTGATGAAGATTCAAAACGTTTATCAAGAATCTATAATATTATAGATGAAGATTTGCACAAAGCAGAAATTGATATTGACACATTATTAATAAAAGCTACAAGAACTGATAATATGCTTTTAAAAGCAGAATTATACTTGCAAAAAGGCGTTTTACTAACTAAAAAAGGGGAATTCAATAATGCACTAGATACACTCGTAAGTGGCGTAAATTTGATAAAGGATATCAAAGATTTACCATTAAAAAATTTATTCCTCTTGCGAATAGGAAATGTGTATGCATTAGCTGATAAGAGTGACATTGCAATGACTTACTACACAAAAGTGTATGAAGATGCATCCGCTAAAAACACTAAAAAAGAGTTGATTTTGTCTTCTATAAATATGGCGAAACTCATGCGCAATGCTGAACGATTTGAACAAGCATTAGAAATGTACAAAGTTGCCTATAAACAAACACAACATATAGATATAAAAGAAAGTAATGTAGCTAGAATTTTGATGGGAATGGGCGGAACGTATTTAAAACTACATCAACCAGATTCTGCTATATATTACACTGAAAAAGGATATAAAATCAGTAAATCAATTAATGACAAAACTGGCGAGAGTTTTTTTCATCACGATTTTGGCGTTGCATATTATCTAAAAAATGAATACTCAAAAGGATTACAATATTTAGATTCCGCTAGAATATATATAGAAGCTATAAAAAATGATGAACGTTTGTCTGAAACACTCTTTAATATTGGAAGATGTTATTACAAATTGCAACAATATGAAACGGCTATTGGATATTTTGATGAGGTAACTTCGATCATTAATCAAGCTGAAAAACTAGACAGTAAAGGGTTTAATCCAATTTATTTAGAAGACATGTACGACTTATTGTCTAAATGTCATTTAGCTTCTGAAAATTATGAGAAATCAAGTTTTTATGAAACCAAGCGAAATGTACTGAACAGAATTAAAAATAAAGAAAATAATGAAATCGCAAAAGCACTACACGATAGCGAATTAAATATCAACAATAAATTCATCAAAACAGTTTTGGTTACAAATGAGCGAACATTATTCAGATACAAAGGAATTTCAATAATCATTGGATTGCTTTGTTTGACTTTGTTATACTTATTATTTCATTACAGAAGTGAGGCAAAAAAGAATAAAGAAATTTTTGAAAAACTCATTCAAAAGCAGGATGCAAAAGCAAATGAAACCATTCAAAAACCAAAAGAAATTATCATAAAAGATGAAAAAGTAACACAAGTTTTAAAACGATTAGAGAAAATTGAAGCACAAGGATATTTTTTAGAATCTTCTTGCTCGTTGGCAAATATGGCAAAAAAGGCAAAAACAAATACAACCTATCTAACGCAAATAATAAAACAATATAAGGAAAAAACTTTTTACCAATACCTCAACGGATTACGAATAAATTATACAATAGATCGATTGAAAACTGATACTCAATTTCGTAAATATGCAATTAAACATATTGCATTTGAAGTTGGTTACAAGAGTCCAGAATCATTTACCAAACACTTCAAAAAAGCTACGGGTATTTATCCTTCTTATTATATAAAAGAATTGGCCAAACACAATAAACACAATGCTTAA
- a CDS encoding ribonuclease Z, with product MKLTILGCYAATPTKHTNPTAQILEIRNHIFLIDCGEGTQVQLRRSKVKFARIKHIFISHLHGDHFYGLIGLISTFMLLGRNTDLHIYGPKGLKELTLLQLKLTKSWTSYTLCFHELESKESELVFEDEKVTVTTIPLDHRVYTNGFLFKEKEKERKLNINAVLNFEIEKCYYQNIKKGKDITLDSGEIISNEKLTFDPPKPKGYAFCSDTVYFPQIIDQIKYVDVLYHEATFLDKHDQLATKTKHTTAKQAAMIAKEANVGQLILGHFSTRYDGFNEFKEEAETVFENVVLADDGKVFEFN from the coding sequence ATGAAATTAACCATATTGGGCTGTTACGCAGCAACACCAACAAAACATACAAATCCGACAGCGCAAATTCTAGAAATTAGAAACCATATTTTTCTCATAGATTGTGGTGAAGGAACACAAGTGCAACTTCGAAGAAGCAAAGTCAAATTTGCGCGAATCAAACATATATTCATCTCACATTTACATGGAGATCATTTCTACGGACTCATAGGATTGATCTCCACGTTTATGTTGTTGGGAAGAAATACGGATTTGCATATTTACGGTCCAAAAGGACTCAAAGAATTAACCTTATTACAATTAAAACTCACAAAATCTTGGACGAGTTATACGCTTTGTTTTCACGAATTAGAAAGTAAAGAATCAGAGCTTGTTTTTGAAGATGAAAAAGTTACGGTGACAACAATTCCGTTAGATCATCGTGTGTATACGAATGGTTTTTTATTCAAAGAAAAAGAAAAAGAGCGCAAACTAAACATCAATGCAGTTCTCAATTTCGAAATTGAAAAATGTTACTATCAAAATATAAAGAAAGGTAAAGATATTACGCTCGATTCTGGCGAAATCATATCAAATGAAAAACTTACTTTTGATCCTCCAAAGCCGAAAGGATACGCTTTTTGTAGCGATACAGTATATTTCCCTCAAATAATTGATCAAATCAAATACGTAGATGTTTTATATCACGAAGCTACGTTCCTTGACAAACATGATCAATTAGCTACTAAAACCAAGCATACAACCGCAAAACAGGCAGCAATGATTGCCAAAGAAGCAAACGTTGGTCAGTTAATACTCGGTCATTTTTCAACACGTTATGACGGTTTCAACGAATTTAAGGAAGAAGCCGAAACCGTATTTGAAAATGTAGTATTAGCAGACGACGGAAAAGTGTTTGAGTTTAATTAA
- a CDS encoding ribonuclease Z — protein sequence MILDKQENILIITQESVDTVELVKKINARYKEMQNDNIIVNLFSFGKLTKSDLVEFLQLSKIHRAAKRSFVIVTNKINTDDLPEAIMTVPTLQEAFDIIEMEEIERDLGF from the coding sequence ATGATTTTAGACAAACAAGAAAATATTTTAATCATAACACAAGAATCTGTTGACACCGTGGAACTTGTGAAAAAAATTAATGCGCGTTACAAGGAAATGCAGAATGATAACATCATTGTAAACCTGTTTTCATTTGGTAAATTGACTAAAAGTGATTTGGTAGAATTTTTACAACTTTCCAAAATACATCGAGCAGCAAAACGTTCGTTCGTCATTGTAACTAATAAAATTAATACCGATGATTTACCAGAAGCCATCATGACAGTGCCAACACTTCAAGAAGCTTTTGATATTATTGAAATGGAAGAAATAGAACGCGATTTAGGTTTCTAG
- a CDS encoding aspartate carbamoyltransferase catalytic subunit: protein MSELSVNHLLGIKYLKEEDIQLIFETADQFKEVINRPIKKVPSLRDITIANLFFENSTRTKLSFELAEKRLSADVINFSASQSSVKKGETLIDTVNNILSMKVDMIVMRHPNPGAGVFLSKNVSASIINAGDGAHEHPTQALLDSYSIRERLGDVAGKNVVIVGDILHSRVALSNIFALKLQGANVKVCGPKTLLPKYIESLGVKVETDLRKALEWCDVANMLRVQNERMDISYFPSTREYAQQYGVTKTLLDSLDKEIVIMHPGPINRGVEITSDVADSKQSIILNQVENGVAVRMAVIYLLASKIKQ, encoded by the coding sequence ATGAGCGAACTGAGTGTCAATCACTTACTAGGAATAAAATATCTCAAAGAAGAAGATATACAACTCATTTTTGAAACGGCAGATCAGTTTAAAGAAGTGATCAATCGTCCTATAAAAAAAGTACCATCTTTACGAGATATCACAATTGCCAATCTATTTTTTGAAAACAGTACACGTACAAAACTTTCGTTTGAATTGGCAGAAAAACGATTGTCCGCAGATGTCATTAACTTTTCTGCTTCGCAATCGTCTGTGAAAAAAGGAGAAACTTTAATTGATACGGTAAATAATATTCTATCTATGAAAGTAGATATGATTGTCATGCGACATCCAAATCCTGGCGCTGGCGTATTTCTATCCAAAAATGTAAGCGCAAGTATCATAAATGCTGGCGATGGCGCACACGAACATCCAACACAAGCATTGTTAGATTCGTATTCTATTCGTGAACGACTTGGCGATGTTGCTGGAAAAAATGTGGTAATTGTGGGCGATATTTTACATAGTAGAGTTGCCTTATCAAACATATTTGCACTCAAATTACAAGGCGCAAATGTGAAAGTGTGCGGACCAAAAACATTATTGCCAAAATACATTGAAAGTTTAGGTGTCAAAGTAGAAACTGATTTGCGAAAAGCACTAGAATGGTGCGATGTAGCAAACATGCTTCGCGTGCAAAACGAACGTATGGACATTAGTTATTTTCCGTCTACGCGAGAATACGCTCAGCAATACGGAGTTACAAAAACCTTATTAGATTCGCTTGACAAAGAAATTGTAATCATGCATCCCGGCCCAATAAATAGAGGTGTGGAAATTACAAGCGACGTTGCTGATTCCAAACAATCTATCATTCTAAATCAGGTTGAAAATGGAGTTGCAGTTCGTATGGCAGTTATTTATTTATTAGCTTCTAAAATAAAACAGTAA
- the pyrR gene encoding bifunctional pyr operon transcriptional regulator/uracil phosphoribosyltransferase PyrR — MSQKILLNSKEIGIILHRLACQLIEKHLDFSNTVLIGIQPRGIYLAERLTSILRDEYEVKNIELGYLDITFYRDDFRRSEKILEANKTNIDFVVENKKVVFIDDVLYTGRSIRAALTAIQSFGRPDEIELLVLIDRRFSRHLPIQPNYRGRQVDAINKEKVKVNWLENDGEDMIYLINQEKDN; from the coding sequence ATGAGTCAAAAAATCTTATTGAACTCAAAAGAGATCGGAATTATTCTTCATCGATTGGCATGTCAGCTTATCGAAAAACATCTTGATTTTTCAAATACCGTATTGATAGGAATTCAACCTAGAGGAATTTATCTAGCGGAACGCTTAACCAGTATTTTACGTGATGAATATGAAGTAAAAAACATAGAATTAGGCTATCTCGACATCACTTTTTACCGAGACGATTTCCGCCGAAGCGAAAAAATACTTGAAGCAAATAAAACGAATATCGACTTTGTCGTAGAAAATAAAAAAGTTGTTTTCATCGACGATGTTTTATATACAGGAAGAAGTATTCGCGCCGCATTAACTGCAATTCAATCCTTTGGAAGACCAGACGAAATAGAATTATTAGTATTAATAGACAGACGTTTTAGCAGACATTTACCAATTCAGCCAAATTATCGTGGACGACAAGTAGACGCAATCAACAAGGAGAAAGTAAAAGTGAATTGGTTGGAAAATGACGGCGAAGACATGATATATCTTATAAACCAAGAAAAAGACAATTAG
- the gwsS gene encoding grasp-with-spasm system SPASM domain peptide maturase: MKLVRFENCVPVKGHSRATICDLQRNRIKLIPNTLYEILTTHNGKSVAEIKTFYKEEDYDTVDEYIAFLIANEFVFLAEEPQWFPKLSMEWESPDQVTNAIADIDAISTYDLFKFLQELNNFSCNSLQLRFYDLVNMDYLEEILQFLEKSCSSIIGVECYIKYSKFLEKDTLINFVDYHSRLLRLIVHSAEKDEVIPSEINDQAFLFFTKQNINSQTHCGIIHKDFFTVNLPLFTESQKHNSCLNRKISIDANGNIKNCPSMPQSFGNIENTTLQEALHQKDFKKYWNITKDQIDICKDCEFRYVCTDCRAYTENPEDEYSKPLKCGYNPYTNEWSEWSVNPLKQKAIEYYKLQK; the protein is encoded by the coding sequence ATGAAATTAGTAAGATTTGAAAATTGTGTTCCTGTAAAAGGGCATTCGCGCGCTACCATTTGCGATCTTCAACGAAATCGTATAAAACTTATTCCGAATACTTTATATGAAATTCTAACAACTCATAACGGGAAAAGTGTTGCAGAAATTAAGACATTTTACAAAGAAGAAGATTATGATACTGTTGATGAATATATTGCTTTTTTGATTGCCAATGAATTTGTTTTTTTAGCAGAAGAACCACAATGGTTTCCAAAATTATCTATGGAATGGGAATCTCCTGATCAAGTTACCAACGCAATTGCAGATATAGATGCAATAAGTACATATGACTTGTTTAAATTTTTACAAGAACTCAATAATTTTAGTTGCAATTCGTTGCAATTACGATTTTATGACTTAGTAAATATGGATTACTTAGAAGAAATTTTACAATTCTTAGAAAAATCATGCTCTTCAATAATTGGTGTAGAATGTTATATAAAATACAGTAAGTTCTTAGAAAAGGATACGCTTATAAATTTTGTAGATTATCATTCTCGATTACTGAGATTGATTGTTCATAGCGCAGAAAAAGATGAAGTTATTCCTAGTGAAATTAATGACCAGGCTTTTTTATTTTTTACAAAACAAAATATCAATTCACAGACACATTGCGGTATAATTCATAAAGATTTTTTCACAGTCAATTTACCTTTGTTCACAGAATCACAAAAACATAATTCCTGCTTAAACCGCAAAATCTCAATAGATGCAAACGGCAATATCAAAAACTGTCCATCAATGCCGCAAAGTTTTGGAAACATTGAAAATACAACGTTACAAGAAGCGTTACACCAAAAAGACTTCAAAAAATATTGGAATATTACCAAAGATCAAATTGATATTTGTAAAGATTGTGAATTCAGATACGTTTGTACCGATTGTAGAGCATATACCGAAAACCCCGAAGATGAGTATTCAAAACCACTAAAATGTGGATACAATCCGTATACAAATGAATGGTCAGAATGGAGTGTAAATCCACTCAAACAAAAAGCAATAGAATACTATAAGCTACAAAAATAG
- the gwsG gene encoding grasp-with-spasm system ATP-grasp peptide maturase — translation MHLIISEKLDQPTNEALKWFAHYKKEATVLTIDQVVSADFSTGFDNPLLSFNNYNISFKEIKSIWFRRGRLKLKYDYQSNTDSEVLKQFHIGTKVTIEVFLNYLALTNIRYVGSPFKVNVNKLEVLHIAKRIGFNIPKTIVTDDLKKVRAYFGNTSVITKLLVPMNNVSSDNQKINYLTFNLDENVLEDNEISISLFQEKIEKKYEIRTFFLGGKTFSKAIFSQSDAMTKDDYRNYNNENPNREVPFKLSKSMDEKVCNLMNAIGLNTGSLDFMISEKGEFIFLEVNPIGQFSDLSFNCNYNLERKVVEYLIQL, via the coding sequence ATGCATCTAATTATATCCGAAAAGCTAGACCAACCTACTAATGAAGCTTTAAAATGGTTTGCACACTACAAAAAAGAAGCTACAGTACTTACTATTGACCAAGTAGTTTCCGCTGATTTTAGCACAGGCTTTGATAATCCTTTACTATCTTTTAATAACTATAATATTAGTTTTAAGGAAATTAAAAGTATTTGGTTCAGACGCGGAAGATTAAAGTTAAAATATGATTATCAATCCAATACTGATAGTGAAGTACTGAAGCAGTTTCATATAGGAACAAAAGTCACTATTGAAGTTTTTTTGAATTATTTAGCGCTTACAAATATAAGATATGTAGGCAGTCCGTTCAAAGTAAATGTAAATAAATTAGAAGTATTACATATTGCTAAAAGAATAGGTTTCAATATTCCAAAAACGATTGTAACAGATGATTTAAAAAAAGTGCGCGCTTACTTTGGAAATACTTCGGTTATTACCAAGCTTCTAGTTCCAATGAATAACGTGTCTTCTGATAATCAAAAAATAAATTATTTGACGTTTAATCTCGATGAAAATGTTTTAGAAGATAATGAAATTTCAATCTCACTTTTTCAAGAGAAAATTGAAAAAAAGTATGAAATCAGAACCTTTTTTCTTGGAGGGAAAACATTTTCTAAAGCTATATTTTCTCAGTCAGACGCTATGACAAAAGATGATTATAGAAATTACAACAACGAAAATCCTAATAGAGAAGTTCCTTTTAAACTCTCGAAATCAATGGACGAAAAAGTGTGTAATTTAATGAATGCAATAGGATTAAATACAGGTTCATTAGATTTTATGATAAGCGAAAAAGGTGAATTTATTTTTTTGGAAGTAAACCCTATTGGTCAATTTTCGGATTTAAGTTTTAACTGCAATTATAATTTAGAAAGAAAAGTTGTTGAATATTTAATACAATTATAA
- a CDS encoding helix-turn-helix domain-containing protein translates to MEEVDVEQFIKNIGKQIRNLRKDRNMTQLDLGIESGMDESAVQRIETGRTSPTIKTLYKIMIGLEIKFTELFEFPPEEEKKEE, encoded by the coding sequence ATGGAAGAAGTTGATGTAGAGCAATTCATTAAAAATATAGGAAAACAAATTCGAAACTTAAGAAAGGATAGAAATATGACTCAGCTTGATTTAGGTATAGAATCAGGGATGGACGAAAGTGCAGTACAAAGAATTGAAACTGGACGCACAAGTCCAACTATTAAAACTTTATATAAGATTATGATAGGTTTAGAAATTAAATTCACAGAATTATTTGAATTCCCTCCCGAAGAAGAAAAAAAAGAAGAATAA